The sequence aaccgagtttgtgtcatgaCCGCCACTGTGTACCGGAGGTAACAAGGCCCGTAGTTTTTCGATCGGAAGCTCGATAATGGAGACGGTGGAGAGCGTccaagaggagccggaagcggagcaccacttgcgagtGGAGAAGGCacacgactctctacggagttactcaaccgaggtacttggccctcgtgtgggctaccctttgcgtaggggcaccaatgagaattagtcgggaccttgcgtggttctggatacctcggtaaaaataccggcgtcaatcacgagagtttgctttctctacttgcactttaccttccgcatttacattaagtacttaagtttcaatctctcctttctagttagattatttaggattgaaacttaggctttgcgatagagatagcaacacttagacaaaacctagtttgcacattctagattgtttatttgcataggttttgttctaggatttatttgtggcctagtttagagaatagtttttagaagtcctaattcaccccctcttaggcgtcactgttTCCTTCAGTCGACTCGGGGGGTTGGGCTGCTTCCTGCCTCACCGACCACTCTGACAACTCGGGGGCTAGGCTATTGTGTGCCTTGCTGACTCATCGCTTTGCCAGCTCAGGGGCTAGATTGTTGTCCGTCTTGCCAACTCATTGCTTCTTTAGCTCAGGGGCTGGGTTGTTGTCCACCTTGCTGACTCATCGCTTGCGTCAGCTTGGGGGTTGGGCTGTTGTCTGCCTTGCCGACTCATCCCTTTGTCAGCTCAGGGGTTGGGCTGTTGTTTGCCTTGCCGACTCATCGCTTCATCATCTAGTGGGCTAGGCTGCTGTCCGCCTCACTAACTCATTGTTTCTCTGGCTTGGGGGCTGTGATGCTACCCGCCTTGCCAAGTCACTACTTCGACAGCTCGAGGGCTAGGCTGCTGCCCGCCTTGCCAAGCCACTACTTCGATAGCACGGGGGTTGTGCTGCTGCCCGCCTCACCGAGACACTACTTCACCGGCTTGGGGGCTAGGTTGTTGCCTGCCTCACCGAGACACTACTTCACTAGCTTGGGGGATGGGCTGCTGCCCGCTTCGCCGAGACACTAATTCGGCACCTCAGGGGCTAGGCCGTTGCCTGCCTCGCCGAGTCACAACTTCACCGGCTTGGGGGCTAGCCTGCTGCCCGCCTCACCAAGACACTACTTCGACAACTCGAGGGCTAGGCCACTGCCCGCCTCACCGAGTCACTACTTCACCGGCTTGGGGGCTAGGTTGCTGCCCACCTCGTCAAGACACTACTTCGAtgactcgggggctgggccacTGCCCGCCTCGCCGAGTCGCTACTTTGCTAGTTCGAGGACTATGCCATCGCCCGTCTTGCTGACTCGCTGCTTCACCAGCTCAGGGCTAGGCCGTCGCCCGCCTCGCTGAGTCATTACTTCGTCGCCTCGGAGGTTGCACCGCCATGCGCCTCACTGACTCGTTGCTTCACTGGCTCAGGGATTGGGCCATTGCCCAACTCGCTACTTCACCGGTTCGGGGGTTGGGCTATCACTCGCCTTGCCGACTTGCTGTTTCACCATCTCGAGGGCTGGGCCATTGCCTACCTAGCTGTTTCACTGGCTCGGGGGCTGGGCTGTCGCTCGCCTCGCCGAGTCATTACTTTGTTGCCTCGGGAGCTGTACCGCCATGCGCCTTGTTGACTCGCTGCTCCACCAGCTCGGGGGCTAGGTCGTCGCTCACCTTGCCGCGTCATTACTTCGTTGCCTCGGGGGCTGCATCGTCGTGCGCCTCGCTGACTCGTTGCTTCATCGGCTCGTGGACTGGGCCATTGCTCGCCTCACTGACTCATTTCTTCATTGGCTCAAGGGCTGCACCACCGTGCGCCCCGCTGACTCGTTGCTTCACCGGCTCGGGGGCTGCACCGCCATGCGCCCCGCTGACTCGCTGCTTCGTTGGCTCGAGGCCTAGGCCATTGCCCGCCTCGTCGACTCACTGCTTTACCGGCTCGAGGGCCAGGCCATCATCCGCCTCGCCGACTCGCTGCTTCGTCGACTCTGGGAGGCTACACCACCGCCTCATCAGCTTGACTACTGCTGCCCACCTCACCAAGACCACTTAGAGGAATAAGTTGCTTGATCCTCAAAGCATGGAGGATACCATCATAAAATTTCGAAGATTACAAGGCCAGACATTCTGAAAGTAGATTTTGGACCTTCAAGCTGATTGTTTATCAAGTTAACCTGAAGCTCAGAGgcttgtgggagatagatatcccccggctcCTTACGAGCACAGAGACGTTGTCCCATCTCGCCTAAGGCCAACCTCGAATGGGAGACACTGTTCCATCCTGCCTGAGGCCAACCTCGGACGGGAGACGtcgttccgtctcgcccgaggccaacctcggacgAGAGACGCTGTTTTGCCTCGCCCGAGTCCAACCTCGGACGGGAGATGCTTTTCCGCTTCGCCCGATACCAACCTCGGATGGGAGATGCTTTTCCGCTTCGCCCGAGACCAACCTCGGAGAGGAGACATAGTTCTGTCTCACACGAGACCAACCTCGGACCAGATATGttgttctgtctcgcccgaggccaacctcggacgGGAGACGCTGTTCCGTCTCGCTCGAGGCAAACCTCGGACGAGAGATGttgttccgtctcgcccgaggccaacctcggacgAGAGATGTTGTTTCGTCTCGTCTGAGACCAACCTTGGACGAGACATAGTTCCGTCTCGCCAGAAGCTAGCTCCAGACGGGAGACACTGTTTCGACTTGCCCGAAGCGAGCTCCGGACATGAGACACTTTTCCGATTTTCCCGAGGCCAGCTCTGGGCGGGAGATGCAGTCACGACTCACCCGAGGACCTCAAGCAGGAGATGTAGTCATGACTCGCCTGAGGCTGACCTCGAGCGGGAGCGCAGAAACACTCCATGGCCTGCTTTGACGACGTTAGGAAGAACGAGACTAGATGAATAGATGTGAGGATTACACCGAGTAGAAGGACGAGATTCGAAATACTAGACCAATCCGACGAGGAGCCCCAGAACATGGCTATTTTAACCTATCCAGAAGTTCAATTTTTAATATACTTAATATTAAATAAACATTAGGTATAAAAAGGCATAGAAATTGAGGGGCCACATCCCACTTTGCTTTCGCCCCTGTACCGAAGAAAAAAGGGAATGGATCATGAGCAAACCAAGCACTCGACGTAAGTCGTGAAAACCAACACGTTCGTGGAGGTGAGTTGATGTATTTAAAAATGTATCAGACGAGGTGGAAGAATTGTTTTGAAAACTGATACACAATGGGAGGATTGTCTTGTAAAATTATCTTAACTGTCTGCACGATTTGCACCTACCAAGGGCTTGGTTTACACCTGATCCGTTCTCAGGAATAATAGCAGTCATCAATGATCAAAGAAGATATATGTATATGTTGCGCCTTTGATTAACCTAATGCCCCATTTGAATCActagaattgaattccattctaataataataatttagagATATACCAATTAAACTAATTCGATTTTATGTAAAATATatctgtatactattattagcaagatgtcggacATATTTATGTGTTACATTTTACTATAGAGGTGAGTCGAAGAACGTCCtataagttacagagtagaaacaaattctactaataaataaaatcatttcccatcctgcactccatgaatttgagatagacttatatctgaactttggaaagtggtaaaATGTTAAATTCCAAGCTAAATAGGTTTCTTTAttaagtgaattccaattcctcttaAATTAAGGGATCCAAAAGAAGAAATGCAGCGGATATCCCGGAAGTAATAATCAGAACAAATAGAGGCCAAGGATATCCATATACTTAATGTCATGCGCATTTCTTCTGGCTAAATGACTGACCAATGGCTggactagagatggcaacggatAAACTATCCGAGGATAGTGTCTCTGGACATCCATATCCACGACTTATATCCGATATCCGAACCCGTACCCGTTACCCGCTACGAATAAAAAATAGTATCCACATCCGTTACCCGCGGGTAACGGATATCCGCGGATATATCCGTTTGCCCACTATAAGTTTAACTTCACACACTTTAGATAAGAAAAGACTAGTTATAACATATTTGGTCGCAGAAAACATCATGGTTAAGTCATAAAATATTCCCAGTTTTCTCACAAACAATAGCTGCAGTTGTGGCGACGGGAGTACGGGACTTGGGAAGTTGGGCTGTCTGTGGTCCGTGAAGTGGTTCCAGACTTCAGTGACCCTACATGTCAGGTTACTTTAACCGATATTCGGGTATTCGGATATAGATACTGATTTTTAGTACGCATTTTAAAAATATCCACGGATATCAAATGCTACCCGTATCCGTATCTACGGGTACAGACTCGTACCCAAAACCATGTCCAACGGGTTTTTTATCTATGGGTACGCGGATAAATCATATCCCCTAGGCTGTAGGCTGGACTAATTAACCAAAAAAAGTTAAATCTTAGCATGCAAGTTGTTCGCCGCGTGAATGAAAGCTTAAACACTTATCCAGATTAGCCACTGACCAGTGTAAAGAATCCAACGCGCAGGCGTACTGGCGTTGGCGCGTACAGCTCATGCCACTACCCCACCCCACACCCGCACCCGCCCCATGAAATCACGAGCGCCATTTGCACCATGGGCAGAGGCAGACACACCCCCACCCCACGCCCCCCTCCCTCGGATCCAGATTATCACCGCACCTCCCTCATTTATATTCGCTTCCATCCACCTGCCGCCGCAGCAGATCCACCGGCACGAGACCGACCCCGTTTCCTCGCTCCTTCGTCTCTCGCTGACACTGTTTGACCCCTGTCCTCCAGGCTCGGCTCCAGCTAAGGTCGAGCGGCGAGGCGACAGCCCTAGTGTAGCGCGGCGCGGTACCATAGATGGGGAGACGAATGGAGGCCCCCTCCTCGCCGGCGTCcctcgtcgtcgtcctcctcctcggcTCGCTGCTCCTGCAGGCACGCGCCGATGACCCCTACAGGTTCTACACCTGGAACGTCACCTTTGGCGACATCTACCCGCTCGGCGTCAAGCAGGAGGTACGCCACTAGCTAGGCTCGCACGCACGCACGGCCTCTGTTATACCTTGGTTCGGCGGCCTGCATTCGCCAATGGCCGCGTGGATGTGATGTGGATGCGGCTGCTGCGGTGCAGGGGATACTGATCAACGGCCAGTTCCCGGGGCCGCAGATCGACGCCGTCACCAACGACAACATCATCGTCAACGTCTTCAACAACCTGCCGGTCCCCTTCCTCCTCTCCTGGTAATCTACtactagtagcagcagcagtctcCTGTTACCACTTGTGCTCTGTTTTGTTTTTGCTGCGTGGCTTAAAAACTTGCCTGTTCAAGATTGCCATGTTCTCTCTGAATGTCCCGGGACACAATAGGTCTGATTGGTTACCTGCACCATCATATCCTGGACCACCGTGTGCGTTGACTCTATCTGAGATTTTGTTTGGTTGCTTGCACGAGGAGCACGCAGCCTGTCTGAGCGGATGCAATAACATTGCATTTTATCATCATTTGTTGCATCTGCTCGTACGCCTAGAACCGGCGTATCTCGCCGGTCTGGCTCGCACGAGCCTGGCTTCCCACACACTGGGAACCAATCAAGCGAAATGCAACTGGTCTCGGCTCTTTTCTTTCAGCAGGAGACCCTGTGTCGATGGTCCAGATTTGTAGCTACGACGGCGTGATTCAGACATGGACTAGGCTTGAGTTAACATGCCAGGCCTTCAAGTCCAAGTTGGCAGTTAAAAATTTCCCTGCATAGAGTAGGCTCAGCCGTGCGTGAACCTTGGTTGCCTTGCAGCGGTTGTTTTGTGCCACTGCATGTCAGTCACACCATGGACATGGAGAGTGAGCTGTTCCAGGACAAAACTTCACTACTCAGTTCCCTTAGTAGCTAGAGGAATCTGATACTATTTATATTATATTACCCCCAATAGTTGTCCTCCTTCCTTTTACTTGAGCTTTCGCTTTCCTTTCCAGATCCAGGATGCAAAGCACATGTACAGACAACTAATGCTTCCATAGATGATAGATCAGTCAGTGGGCCTCCAGTGGTTTTGCATTGAGCATGTGCACATTAGTGCGATCTGTGGCTCCTTTTGCATTAAGAGAGTGACAAGAGCGATTAACTTAAAAAAAAGATAATGCGCATTGTCCATATTACCTATGGACTGACGAATGTTAAGGTCTCATGGCTACTTGGTCGTCGACCACTGTGGTGACATTGCGGACCAATGCTAATTTTGAGGATGAACTGTTCTTTTCTTTACTGTCCCTACATCGCAGGCAGGGAATTCAGCAGCGGAGGAGCTCATGGCAGGACGGCGTGTACGGCACCAACTGCCCGATCCCTCCGGGCGGCAATTTCACTTACAACATGCAGTTCAAGGACCAGATCGGGAGCTACTACTACTTCCCTTCCCTTCTGTTTCACAAGGCAGCTGGCGGTTACGGTGCCATCAGGGTTCTCAGCCGGCCGAGGATCCCTGTCCCGTTTGACCCGCCTGCCGGGGATTTCACCATATTGGCGGGTGACTGGTTCAAGCTCAACCACACCGTACGTTTACATCCTAAATGAAGTATACTGCACTGCATCTTTTTGGTGCACCGGTAACACTGCAACTAACTAAGAATCCCCGCAGGACCTGAAAGGCATTCTGGACAGTGGCAATGACCTGCCGTTTCCTGACGGCCTTCTTATCAATGGCCAAGGTTGGAATGGCAACAGATTCACGGTGGACCAAGGTAAACTATATGAACATAAGAGTGCATCTGATTATATGCCTGGTAATTCTTCATGTAGACAGAAATGTGCTGAGCTTTGTTCGCACGATCCTGCCAGGGAAAACGTATCGGTTCCGGGTGTCGAACGTGGGAATCGCGACCTCGGTGAACATAAGGATCCAAGGCCATTCCATGCTGCTGGTCGAGGTGGAGGGGTCTCACACCATGCAGAGCACTTACACGTCCATCGACGTCCATCTAGGCCAATCATACTCGTTCCTTGTTACTGCTGATCAGCCACCTGCAGACTACTCCATAGTTGTCTCCACACGCTTTACCACCCCTGTCCTCACCACCGCTGCCATCCTCCACTACAGCAGCTCAAATGGTGCTGCAAGTGTGCCGCCTCCCCCGGCGCCTACCGTTGAGATCGATTTCTCTCTCAACCAGGCTAGATCCATCCGGTAAAGACTACTTTGTTTTGGCTATCATCATCAGACTACCTAACAGCATCAGCTACTGACGCATTGAGTCGTTCTGTTACCTACCTTTTGAGCAGGTGGAACCTGACAGCGAGTGGACCAAGGCCAAACCCTCAGGGTTCCTACCACTACGGTCTCGTCAACACCACAAGAACCATCAGGCTCGCCAACTCGCGGGCAACCATCAACGGCAAGCTGAGATACGCAGTGAACGGCATCTCCTTCGTCCCGGCCGACACTCCTCTCAAGGTTGCTGATTTCTACAGCATCCCGGGAGTTTTCACGCTGGGCAGCATGCCCGACAACCCGACGGGCGGCGGCGCTTACCTCCAGACGTCTGTGATGGCGGCCAACATGCGGGACTATGTTGAGGTCGTCTTTGAAAACGCGGAGAACTTGGTGCAGTCGTGGCACATCGACGGCTACGCGTTCTGGGTCGTCGGGTGCGTCTTCCTAGTTCCATATTCTTGCAGATCCTGACATTGTTCAGTATCGCTGGATCCGAATGGCTGAAGATTGGTGGTatggtttgtttgtttgtttccgGATGGTCAGGATGGATGGAGGACAGTGGACACCGGCTAGTCGTCAGGGCTACAACCTCAGGGACGCCATTGCTCGGTACACATTGCAGGTATTGTATTGTTTGTTCAAACCGGAAGCCAAGAAACAAAAGTTGCTCTGATTTCTCAATTCTGAACTGTGGACATGCACCGATGTTTACACTGGCCATGCTTTCAGGTGTACCCTCAGTCATGGACGGCTATCTACATGCCGCTGGACAACGTGGGGATGTGGAACGTGAGGTCCGAGAGCTGGGCCAGGCAGTACCTCGGCCAGCAGTTCTACCTCCGCGTCTACTCGCCGGCGAACTCGTGGCGGGACGAGAACCCGATCCCCAAGAACGCGCTGCTCTGCGGCCGGGCCTCTGGACGCCGGACCAGGCCTCTCTGAAGCTGAATCCCTGAGCCCAAGAAGACCATGTTTGTTCGGCCACGAAGGGGTGGCCGGAACTTGCGGGGATCAATTGAAGTTGAGGGAAGAGATGATTGGAGTGTTCAGATTGCTGAACTGAGTTCCATTTTGTGGCGCTGATGATCGTTCAGCTCATATATTATTTAGCAATTGTAGCTAAAACATTAATTCCCGGTCGATTTGTTGTATGTGAAGCTTCCTCGCTTCCTCGCTCACATCATTGATGATGATAATATTCATAGTAACCAGATTTTCCTTTTTCATACACTGTCAGATTTCTCATCGATCTGAATGAGTTCAAGAAACACTGAAACGAGCAATACGTGTACAGCGCAAGTAGAGATGTAATATGGTTTGGAAAATATCCGTCCGAATTTTGGATTCGAAGATGATGAATACTTGTTCGGATGGAATTTTCGGATATCCGGTTTTTTTTTTCTAATAACAGATACATATATTTTGTTTGAATATCGGATTCGAATACAATATATCTGATATCTGGATATCTTACCCGATAGCTGTGTACATTTTGTTGATATTTTTGCAAAAGAAATTAATAATGCCCAAATAGCCTAAAAAATTCATAGAACTTTATGGAGTCATAATATATGTCCATGTATAATCCTCAAAAGTATTTGGACCATGAAATCCACAATATACCAGTGTTTGTTTCATTTCACTTGTTGCGTGAGTTATATGTGAAATCACTCTAAATAtctaagtttcaacataatcgatACTTCACTTTATCAATTTTTATGAGGAGACGTGATGTTATATTtttatagaatgtttattagttatggtaacttatttgcattttgatgattttatgcaAAAAATAATAATACGCACATAGCCTAAAAAATCATGAACTTTTACGGAGACATGACATATGTACACATATAATGCTAAAAAATGTTTAGATTCAAGAAGTAGATAAATGATTGCAACCATGATATATGTGGAATGATGTCTTACACAGTATTCGGCAAAAAAACTTCGTTACCGACGATATCCGTGTCCGACTAGTTTCGTATTCGTCACACATCTATCCGTATTTGTATTTGAGAACATCCGTTTTTGTTTTCGTATCCGAAACTATCTATATTTGAATTCGAATCCGAATAAAAATACAAAAACAAATAAAGTTTGATGATATTCGTCCGTATTCGATCCGATTACATCCTTAACAACGAGAATAACCTTCGTAAACGTTAGAGATAATCAGATAGAATTAGAACGAATATCACTGAaaccatatttgttttcatattttttcggatatgaatttaaatatagATAACTTTGGATACAAATACAAATACAGATGTTCTCTGATGCAAATACGGATAGTCACATATTGGGTACAGAACTAGCCGGACACGGATATTGTCGGTAACAAACTTTTTGTTGGATATCATGTAAGGCTATCTCCAACAGATCCCCTATCTCATCCCATATTTCAAACTTCTCTCTGCAAACAGTGTCATCTACAGTTTGGTCGTCTCAACGAGTCTCTGCTAtacctctccacgatgacgatcgaagaaGCGATTGGTCATATCAAGGTCATCGACGGCGACAAACCACAGGCCCTCTCTGGGCCTATTACCATCGAGGGGAAGCTACATTTCACTCGGGAGTAGTGGGAGGCCTGTCAAGGTGAcaagaagggggagtcctcctcgacacgGGGCCACAAACGTGGCAAGGCGCGCGGAGGCGCCCAGACCAGAGCGCGAGGACAAGCTGAGGGTGGTGCCCGCGGAGGCgcccaaggcggcgccgtcggcaacaagaagccgaCACGAGATGACGGTTGTCACAACTgtggcaagcttggccactggcTAGGGAATGTCGGCAGCCACGACGCggccaggccaacgtcgcacaggtggaggcggaggaggaagctCTGCTCTTAGCACACGCAAGCATCGAACTACCTCCAGTGGCACCGACCGCAGCGAcactccaccttgatgagtcgaaagcacgcgctttcctcggAGACGGCTCCAGCAACGACATGATtgaaggatggtgcctcgacaccggcgccgCTCATGACATGACCGATGGAAGTGAAATGATGAGTCAAAACCCcccatgaaaatgataaagtgaagtaatGAATACTGTGAAACTTGGATATTTAGAGTGATTTCATGTGTAACTCCGCAACAAGTGGAAGTGAAATGAAAGAAACGTTGACATCTTATGTAATTTATGGTCCAAACTATTTTAGGATTATATATGGatatatattgtgcttatataaaatttcatgattttctgaggctatttgtgtattattaatttctttctgcAGAAAATCATAAAAATGCAATAAAATTCATAATATTCTAGTGTCGACCAAAAATTGTAACTAAGTTAccaagactaataaacattctataagaaaataccctcaagtctccacataaaatgataaagtaaagtattgattatgttgaaacttggatacttagagtgatttcatgTGTAACTCACGCAACAAGTGGAAGTAAATGAAAGAAATATTGGTACCTTATGAATTTTAttgtcacactcggatttaaaGACAAATCTAGGtgcgtctcaaatgtgtgctagaatcaagtctcacacatatgatgactcatggtacaaaaatcaatgtcacatctttattatataataaggGTTCTATATAAAATACctaaataaatacatcatatgaCAACCATGATCCtctgcaaccatagttgactgggagacgacaacctagacctctccaaactaatcttagcatccttcatgctcttcatctcgcagtacctgttcttgacctgatatgagtttagcaagagtgagctcacatacgttcattgctcagcAAGTatggggtgaaagggaaatagggttaaccttttcctataaataattttggtggttgattgcccaacacaaataattggactaactagtttgctctagattatatgatctacaggtcaataaaggttcaacataaaccaatagaAGATaaaagatagggttcaaattcaaaggagcaagaaacttgagagtgctctggtctggcgcaccggactgtccggtgtgccaccggacagtgtccggtgcaccaggactgtACAAGTCCAAACTCACCACTCTCAGGTTTTCCaacgccgctccgctataattcaccggactgtccagtgtgccaccagactgtccggtgtgatagcggagcaacgactcttcGGCGCGatggtcgactgcacagtgcccctgacaacgctacagttcgcggcagaagtcagaacagaggtcaaaggcgcaccggacagtgaacagtgcctgtccggtgcggcaccggactgtccggtgccaccagaagtcagcactcctgagagcacctagagggggggtgaataggtgatcctgtaaaaatcaaacactaatagtcacaaaacttagttataggtgttagtacgactaagtagcttgaagcgagttcttgtgaacacaacaatcacagagaaagcaacacaagacacgcgatttttatcccgtggttcggccaagtagcacttgcctacttccacgttgtggcgtcccaatggacgagggttgcactcaacccctttcaagtgatccgatgatcaacttgaataccacgatttttcctttagagtattgttcccgtttgcgaggaatctccacaaattggagtctctcgcccttacaatagagatcacaaagaaagcatggagtaaggttgggaagagcaacacacacaagatacaaatccgcagcacacacacgcacacaagacaagacttgagctcgaaacgtagcacaaTGAGTTTACGACTCAAACGGagttcaaatcactaacacagtcaATCAATTGCGCGGAGGCGGAGTgcaggagtcttagaatgcttagtgaattctTAGATGTCTCCTCCAtgggcctaggggtcccttttatagccccaaggcagctaggagctgttggaggccaacttggaaggccaaacttgccttctgtcgggtggtgcaccggacagtctattgcaccactggacagtcactgtagctgtccggtgcgcgatcgccttccaaatcaggtgcatccgaccgttggtccatGGGGTCAGTTGGcgcactagacactgtccggtacacaccggacagtccggtgtgtccaACCGACCGTTCGCGCGACCATGTGTcacgcgaagattgcgcggccgaccgttggcgcaggcaacctttggctcaccggacagtccggtgcaccaccggacagtccggtcaattatagccacgtcgcccctttgcttttcccgagggcgacgagttcatcgcggatgactcaccagacagtccggtgcaccaccagacggtccggtgatttttagccgtacgccgccgtcgagtc is a genomic window of Zea mays cultivar B73 chromosome 5, Zm-B73-REFERENCE-NAM-5.0, whole genome shotgun sequence containing:
- the LOC100281206 gene encoding L-ascorbate oxidase homolog precursor; protein product: MGRRMEAPSSPASLVVVLLLGSLLLQARADDPYRFYTWNVTFGDIYPLGVKQEGILINGQFPGPQIDAVTNDNIIVNVFNNLPVPFLLSWQGIQQRRSSWQDGVYGTNCPIPPGGNFTYNMQFKDQIGSYYYFPSLLFHKAAGGYGAIRVLSRPRIPVPFDPPAGDFTILAGDWFKLNHTDLKGILDSGNDLPFPDGLLINGQGWNGNRFTVDQGKTYRFRVSNVGIATSVNIRIQGHSMLLVEVEGSHTMQSTYTSIDVHLGQSYSFLVTADQPPADYSIVVSTRFTTPVLTTAAILHYSSSNGAASVPPPPAPTVEIDFSLNQARSIRWNLTASGPRPNPQGSYHYGLVNTTRTIRLANSRATINGKLRYAVNGISFVPADTPLKVADFYSIPGVFTLGSMPDNPTGGGAYLQTSVMAANMRDYVEVVFENAENLVQSWHIDGYAFWVVGMDGGQWTPASRQGYNLRDAIARYTLQVYPQSWTAIYMPLDNVGMWNVRSESWARQYLGQQFYLRVYSPANSWRDENPIPKNALLCGRASGRRTRPL